The following are encoded together in the Nymphaea colorata isolate Beijing-Zhang1983 chromosome 14, ASM883128v2, whole genome shotgun sequence genome:
- the LOC116267777 gene encoding probable WRKY transcription factor 51, whose translation MRVSPHRKMTDLCKSANPPDFFPANFQEDHFPFDIADLLNFTYESDESSDVKLVDSGTPVESPNFPAANSGEALQQVGDSGEVPHQVGDSGKRNGSKKRKGEPCRVAFRTMSEVEIMDDGYRWRKYGKKSVKNSPNPRNYYRCSCAGCNVKKRVERDREDNRFVITTYEGVHNHESPCIIYCIAPRPADNLGQLFHVSNPAINGANQTIAAAFMAQDASLQLLQPLQLPL comes from the exons ATGCGAGTCTCGCCCCACCGAAAGATGACCGACTTGTGCAAGAGCGCGAACCCGCCGGATTTTTTTCCGGCCAACTTCCAAGAGGACCACTTCCCCTTCGATATAGCAGACCTCCTGAACTTCACCTACGAGTCCGACGAGTCGTCCGACGTGAAGTTGGTGGACTCCGGTACCCCGGTCGAGAGCCCCAACTTCCCTGCTGCCAATTCCGGTGAAGCACTCCAGCAAGTAGGCGATTCCGGCGAAGTGCCCCACCAAGTGGGCGATTCCGGCAAGAG GAATGGAtcgaagaagagaaaaggagagccATGCAGGGTTGCATTCAGGACAATGTCGGAAGTAGAGATCATGGACGACGGCTACAGATGGAGGAAGTACGGGAAGAAGTCTGTCAAGAACAGCCCCAACCCTAG AAATTACTACCGGTGCTCCTGTGCTGGATGCAACGTGAAGAAGAGAGTAGAGAGGGACAGGGAGGACAACAGATTCGTGATAACCACGTACGAGGGCGTGCACAACCACGAGAGCCCCTGCATCATCTACTGCATCGCTCCTCGCCCAGCCGATAATCTTGGTCAATTGTTCCACGTCAGTAACCCTGCCATTAATGGGGCTAACCAGACGATTGCAGCTGCTTTCATGGCGCAAGACGCGTCCCTACAACTTCTGCAGCCATTACAGTTGCCTCTGTAG